A stretch of DNA from Henriciella sp. AS95:
TCCGGTCGGACCTCGGCCGTTTCGGCGATGTCTGGGGCGTGACGCTGTCGGATGACGCGCTGGCCGATACGGAAACGGCCCTGCCAATCCAGGCGGAAGCCGGTGAAGGACGTACGACCGTTCTGCGCCACCCTCTTTATCTCGCCGCCCCGCCAGCACTGATGTCGCATGACAGTCTGATCACCGCAGACCTTGGCCGGACCGTCAATTTCGGTGCCCCCGGCGCGCTGATTCTGGACGAGGAGTCGCCGTTCGAGACTGAAGTGCTGGTGAGAACCGGGCCGGCGCCCTCCTGGATCCCGGCAGACCGCGCCGTGACCGAACTCTCCGCGCAGGACACGCTCGAGCTGTATGAGGCCCAGGACACCGCTCAGCCTCTGGCGATCCGCCTGCATGGCGCGCTGGTATCAGCCTTCCCGGACGGCGCGCCAACGCCGGATATGCCAGATGACGCTGTCCTCGCGGAACTGGCGCGCGCGGAGGCGGAAAAATCTCCGCCGCACATTTCGACCAGCGAACGCGATGCGGAAATCCTGATCGTGTCTGACGCAGACATGGTCGATGACGGCCTTTATGTGAACCTCGAAAATTCCACGGCCTTTGCTGACAATGGCAATTTCCTGATGAATGCGCTGGATGTGCTGTCTGGCGACGCAAACCTGCTCAGCCTGCGTGCCCGTGCCTCCAGTCGTCGTCCGATGACCCGTGTCGAGGCGATGCGCGATGCCGCCCAGGAACGGTTCTTCGACGAGCAGGCCCGTCTTGAAAGCAGTCTCGAGCAATCGCAGGCTCGCCTGCAGGAGCTTCAGCAGGTCGGCTCAACCGATGGCTTTTTTGAAGGCGACCTGAAAGCGAACCTCAATGATGAGGAGCGCGCTGAGCTGACGCAGCTACGTGAGGATATTGTGGAGACGCGCTCACGGCTCCGGTCCATCGAAAGAGATTTCCGGCGCGAGATTGACGGCCTCGAATCCTGGCTGAAATTTATCAACATCTTTGGTGGCCCCATCATTATCGGTGCGATCGGCCTGTTCGTATGGTGGCGCCGCCGCCCGGGAGCGCGCGCATGAGCCTCGCTCTCGATAAACGTCGCCGGGTTACCATCCAGCGCTTGTCCATCGTCGCCGCGACGCTTTGGGTGGGGCTGATCCTGATGAGCCTGTTTGCGCCAAGTACGAATGATATCAGCCCGCGCACGGGCGACCCGGTCCTGAAGAACTTCTCGGCTGTGCGCGGTGATACCGGATCCATCAAGGTCACTATGGCTGATGAAAGCTACACGCTGGAGCGGCGCGGCAATGATTGGGTGATGGCGGAAACCGGCGGATACCCCGTGCGCACGGACCGGCTGAATACGCTCGCTGAGGGGCTTGAAACGCTGAGCTGGGGCGAACGGCGCACAGACAATCCAGAACGTATGGAGCGGCTTGGTCTTGGCGACCCGCGCGAAGGCGGCAATGGCGTACTGGTGCAGGTTTTCGCGACGAATGGCGCCCTGACGGCGGAAATGATTACAGGCCGGCGCGGCGACCGGCTCTATGCGCGCGATGCCGCCGAGACGGTTGCTTTCCGCGCAGACGGTGAATTGCCGCCTCTCTATACCCGCCAGGCCTGGCTCGACCTCGACATTGTTGATGTTGAAGAGAGCGCGATTTCTGCGGTGCGGCTCACCGATGCGCGGGGTCGGTCCATGTACCTGACCCGGGAGCCGGGCGGTGGCCCACGCAGCTTCACGCCAGCACCGCCGCATCAGCATGACCGGTTGCGCAGCCGCCTTGCTGCGTCGACGACGGCGCTGGCGATTTCCCGTCTGTCACCGATTGATGTCAAACCCGAAGCCGACCTCACAAGCCGGGCCGTGGCGCGCCACATTACCGAGACCTATGACGGCCTCGAAATCGATCTGCGCGCCTGGAAGGAGCCCGATGGGTATTGGGTGACCCTGCGGGCTGTAGAGGCGGGCGACGCGGCCCGGCGGGCCCAGACGATCAATGATCGGGCGGAAGGCTGGGCCTTCAAGCTGACCGAATATGACTGGCAGGAATTTGCGCCGCGCGTGTCCAGTATCGTGATAAAGGCCGATCCGCCTCAAGCCATTGATGGTCCGCCGCCAATTACCTCGGACTTCCAGCCCTGAGGTCTAGTCTTTTGTCCGTGCCTGCGCGCCCATGCGGATCACCGGGGCGAGCAGGTTGATCAGCACCTTCTCGAATGGGTTTGACGCGAATTTGCGAAAATAAAGGATAAGGCTGTTCGCTTTGTGCCTCGCCACGGTTTTTGATGGCGCTTCCGACGTGCTGCCATAATGGAGCGCGCCAGCCGTTGGGCAGTATCTGACGCAGCCTCCGGCGTCCCAGGCCCTGCGGCAGATATCAACATCCTCGACATGCAGGAAATAGTCTTCATCGAAACCGTTGAGCTGGTCGAAGCCGGATTTGCTGATGAACATCAGCGCGCCTGAAACCACGTCCATCGGTACCGGACCATCAGGCGGCGCAGTGTGCTCCAGCGTCCAGGTGTTCCAGCCGATATAGCGCGTCATCGCGCGAAACAGGGTCAGCTTCCGCCTTCGCGGGCCGCGAAGCTCCGTGCCGCGCTCATCGAAGATCTTTCCGCCAATGATCCACGGCTGGTCGAGCCCCTTTGCGGCTGTGCGCATCGCCTCAATCGAGCCGCGCTTTAACACGGCATCGGGATTGATGATCAGAAGGTCTCCCTCCAGCGCGTCTCTTGCGGCGAGGTTCACGCCGGCGCCGAAGCCAAGATTTGCGCCAGGCTCAACTAAAGTGACGTGGTCACGCTTTTCGGCAAAGGCGCGCAGCCATGCTGTTTCGTCTTCCGGGTTTCCGTTGTCGACCACGATGAGTTTCGAAACAGCAGGATCATAGGCGAGCGCGTAAAGGCATTCGTGCAGGCGCGGACCGGTCCTATAAGAGACGACGATTGCCGTGGTGAAAGGGCCGCTCATGGCTCGCCAACACGCTTGTGCAACAGGATGACACCCGCTGCAGCCAGAACAACTGTCGCCCAGAACGCTTCGTTCCACACGCTGTAGGACAGGCTGAACAAGGCGAAGGACGCAGCCGTGAGAGACGCGGTGGCTATGCGGCTCGAAAGGGGCATAGACGCGGGTGCTGGCAAGCTCCAGCCGATGAGAAGGAGCAGGCCAATGCTGAGCATCACCCCGATGAGGCCTGTCTCGGCCCAGATCTGAAGGCCCATATTGTGCGGGTGGCCCGGCAGGATGCGATAGACACTCCAGCGACCGTCATCGATGCCGGTTCGCGCCACCATCTGTTTCAAGAGGACGGGGCGGTCGCCGAAGGTTTCGCGCCATTCCTTGGACGCTTCGATCCCGTGGCCGGTGATCGGTCGTTCGGCAATCTTTTCTGTCGTGAGCTGCCACGCCCAGACGCGAGACTGGACTGAAGACGGCAATGGAACGCCCGCATTCGAGATGGCTGCGCCCCCGACGCCGAGCACTAGCGGCGAGAGAAATATGAAGGCCGAAATAGAAGCGAAGAGGACTTTGAAACCGGTTCGAGCAGCGACGATCACCAGGCCGATCGCGACGGCAACAAGCACGACTCCAATCCAGGCGACATCAGACCCGATCATGACAAAGACGATGACGGAGGCCAGAAGAATGGCGACAATGCTGGGCAGATGCACCTTGTCCGGCAGCGCACACACCGCACCAAGCAGTATGGGCAGGCCGAGCAGGAAGGCATTCGTACTGCGCAGCATGTTCTGGGGCGCTTCCTTCTCGACATCGCTGAACGGCGCATAAAGGCTGAGAATCCAGTCCGGCGCAAAAGCCATGGCGAGCGTCCAGGCGGCGTGGATGATGAGGCACCCGAGCATCACAAAAAGGGCGATGCGGTCGCCCGACGGCTTGATGCGAAGCGCTGCCGAGATGACGAGGACGCCCGCCAGCGCCGTCAGCGCGATACGGATTGCTGCCGCGCCGATGTTGAATGTCCCTTTTGTCAGCGTGCCGCCGACAATTGCAGAGCTTTCCTCCGACCACGCACTCGACACTGTCGCCCAGAGCGCGATCAGAGCGACGGCGATTGTGATCTTGTTGACCTTCTTGAGCGGCGCGAAGAGTACGGCGGGGATCGCCGCAAGGCCCAGCAGGGCCGAGAACCCCTGCGTGCCCGCCAGGGCCACAGGGGTCCAGAGGATAAACGCCGCGGCCAGCACGACAGCGTAGCTGATACCGCGGGGTATGGTCATGCCTGGCTTAAGCCTTCGCGCGCTTCAGATCAGGAGGTGTTGCCTCATCCGACAGCTTTTGCGCCGTTTCTTCAAGGCCAAGAATTTCCTGTCCTTTCGATCCGAACCGGCGAAGGGCAAGCGTGCCTTCGGCCGCTTCACGTTCGCCCACGACGGCAATGATCGGGACTTTCTGTAGCGAGTGCTCGCGGACCTTGTAGTTGATCTTCTCATTTCGAAGATCGACTTCGACCCGAAGCCCTGCCTTGCGCAGCGCCTCAGCGGCTTTCTCCGCATAGGCATCGGCCTCGGACGTGATTGTTGCAACAACCACCTGTACCGGCGACAGCCACATCGGGAAGGCACCGGCATAGTTTTCGATCAGGATGCCCATGAAGCGCTCGAACGTGCCATAGACGGCGCGGTGCAACATGACCGGGCGGTGCTTGCCGCCATCAGACCCAGTATACTCTGCGTCGAGGCGCTCCGGCAGGACGTAATCCAGCTGGAACGTGCCGCATTGCCACGTCCGGCCAATCGCATCCGTCAGGTGGAATTCGAGCTTTGGCCCATAGAACGCGCCTTCGCCTTCGGCGTATTCGAACTCAAGTCCGGCCTCGGTGAGCGCATCGGCCAGCGCCTTCTCGGCCCGGTCCCAGTTCTCATCGGTGCCGCCGCGAACTTCAGGACGCGTGGCGAGCTTGTAGGAAATCTCAGACAGGCCGAAATCGCCATAGACGCGTTCGAACAGCTTCAGGAACCGCAGCGTCTCGTCGCCAATCTGGTCTTCACGGCAGAAAATATGCGCGTCATCCTGCGTCATCTGGCGAACCCGCATCAGGCCGTGCAGGGCGCCGTGAGCCTCGTTGCGGTGACAGCAGCCAAATTCGGCCATGCGGATGGGCAGGTCGCGATAAGAGCGC
This window harbors:
- a CDS encoding Gldg family protein — translated: MTPRAFQPAATALIVAIFVAVVLILQPVMRGARADFTEQKLYTLSDGTKNVLRSIDEPVDLTFVYTRRTGQEYPAVRAYATRIRELLDAYKAVAGPDLRIREIDPEPFSEAEDEALAAGIVAVDTDGSDPLYFGLIGGNTVDDERVIPFLAPEQEETLEYDLTRLIARLDRPEPPTVGVLSTLQGMSGDGRDSGYTFLQEIAKSFTLKEINEDFFSLPEDMDVLVMVHPPVLNDWQAWLVDQFILRQGRAIILVDPAAKTSQGSAFAGMGERQIRSDLGRFGDVWGVTLSDDALADTETALPIQAEAGEGRTTVLRHPLYLAAPPALMSHDSLITADLGRTVNFGAPGALILDEESPFETEVLVRTGPAPSWIPADRAVTELSAQDTLELYEAQDTAQPLAIRLHGALVSAFPDGAPTPDMPDDAVLAELARAEAEKSPPHISTSERDAEILIVSDADMVDDGLYVNLENSTAFADNGNFLMNALDVLSGDANLLSLRARASSRRPMTRVEAMRDAAQERFFDEQARLESSLEQSQARLQELQQVGSTDGFFEGDLKANLNDEERAELTQLREDIVETRSRLRSIERDFRREIDGLESWLKFINIFGGPIIIGAIGLFVWWRRRPGARA
- a CDS encoding DUF4340 domain-containing protein; its protein translation is MSLALDKRRRVTIQRLSIVAATLWVGLILMSLFAPSTNDISPRTGDPVLKNFSAVRGDTGSIKVTMADESYTLERRGNDWVMAETGGYPVRTDRLNTLAEGLETLSWGERRTDNPERMERLGLGDPREGGNGVLVQVFATNGALTAEMITGRRGDRLYARDAAETVAFRADGELPPLYTRQAWLDLDIVDVEESAISAVRLTDARGRSMYLTREPGGGPRSFTPAPPHQHDRLRSRLAASTTALAISRLSPIDVKPEADLTSRAVARHITETYDGLEIDLRAWKEPDGYWVTLRAVEAGDAARRAQTINDRAEGWAFKLTEYDWQEFAPRVSSIVIKADPPQAIDGPPPITSDFQP
- a CDS encoding glycosyltransferase family 2 protein, with translation MSGPFTTAIVVSYRTGPRLHECLYALAYDPAVSKLIVVDNGNPEDETAWLRAFAEKRDHVTLVEPGANLGFGAGVNLAARDALEGDLLIINPDAVLKRGSIEAMRTAAKGLDQPWIIGGKIFDERGTELRGPRRRKLTLFRAMTRYIGWNTWTLEHTAPPDGPVPMDVVSGALMFISKSGFDQLNGFDEDYFLHVEDVDICRRAWDAGGCVRYCPTAGALHYGSTSEAPSKTVARHKANSLILYFRKFASNPFEKVLINLLAPVIRMGAQARTKD
- a CDS encoding O-antigen ligase family protein: MTIPRGISYAVVLAAAFILWTPVALAGTQGFSALLGLAAIPAVLFAPLKKVNKITIAVALIALWATVSSAWSEESSAIVGGTLTKGTFNIGAAAIRIALTALAGVLVISAALRIKPSGDRIALFVMLGCLIIHAAWTLAMAFAPDWILSLYAPFSDVEKEAPQNMLRSTNAFLLGLPILLGAVCALPDKVHLPSIVAILLASVIVFVMIGSDVAWIGVVLVAVAIGLVIVAARTGFKVLFASISAFIFLSPLVLGVGGAAISNAGVPLPSSVQSRVWAWQLTTEKIAERPITGHGIEASKEWRETFGDRPVLLKQMVARTGIDDGRWSVYRILPGHPHNMGLQIWAETGLIGVMLSIGLLLLIGWSLPAPASMPLSSRIATASLTAASFALFSLSYSVWNEAFWATVVLAAAGVILLHKRVGEP